One region of Priestia megaterium genomic DNA includes:
- a CDS encoding SH3 domain-containing protein, producing the protein MKKLMVGMALTATLATAVTPGFGSIGGNQEKAYAATVTYKVTASKLNVRSGAGTNYGIIGSVVKDQTLSVVSKSGSWYKINYNGRTGYVSSDYVQSSGTATPPAESTTYTVTASTLNVRSGAGTNYASIGSVTKGQKLSVMSKSGSWYKINYNGRTGYVSSDYVQSSGTATPPAESTTYTVTASTLNVRSGAGTNYASIGSVTKGQKLSVMSKSGSWYKINYNGRTGYVSSDYVQASGTTTAPTTPPAESTTYTVTASTLNVRSGAGTNYASIGSVTKGQKLSVVSKSGSWYKINYNGRTGYVSSDYVQASATASPKLVVDSFKTLGNAQQVILVTADNYDTKSAKIQTFEKVDGKWKQVLTANGVLGQKGFALAKKEGDMESPTGKYTIGTAFGRYANPGTKLPYRKITSNDVWVDDSKSSLYNTWQQKPANGRWTSAENMDIPAYDYGFVINYNESRTPGKGSAIFFHVGTNYTAGCTATSKEQVVSILKWLNPEKNPVIIQSPVSELDKY; encoded by the coding sequence TTGAAAAAATTAATGGTGGGGATGGCGTTAACAGCTACGCTTGCAACGGCTGTAACGCCTGGCTTTGGCTCAATTGGGGGAAATCAAGAAAAGGCATATGCAGCAACAGTTACATATAAAGTAACGGCAAGCAAGCTAAATGTGAGAAGCGGAGCGGGAACGAATTACGGGATTATCGGCAGCGTAGTAAAAGATCAAACACTATCTGTGGTGAGTAAAAGCGGAAGCTGGTACAAAATTAACTATAACGGCCGCACAGGCTATGTAAGCAGCGATTATGTACAGTCATCAGGAACAGCAACGCCACCAGCAGAAAGCACAACGTATACAGTAACGGCAAGCACGCTGAATGTAAGAAGCGGAGCGGGCACCAATTATGCATCCATAGGAAGTGTGACAAAAGGCCAGAAGCTGTCTGTGATGAGTAAAAGCGGAAGCTGGTACAAAATTAACTATAACGGCCGCACAGGCTATGTAAGCAGCGATTATGTACAGTCATCAGGAACAGCAACGCCACCAGCAGAAAGCACAACGTATACAGTAACGGCAAGCACGCTGAATGTAAGAAGCGGAGCGGGCACCAATTATGCATCCATAGGAAGTGTGACAAAAGGCCAGAAGCTGTCTGTGATGAGCAAAAGCGGAAGCTGGTACAAAATCAACTACAACGGCCGCACGGGCTACGTAAGCAGCGATTATGTACAAGCATCGGGAACAACAACGGCCCCAACAACGCCACCAGCAGAAAGCACAACGTACACAGTAACGGCGAGCACGCTGAACGTAAGAAGCGGAGCAGGCACCAACTATGCCTCTATAGGAAGTGTGACAAAAGGCCAGAAGCTGTCTGTGGTGAGCAAAAGCGGAAGCTGGTACAAAATTAACTATAACGGCCGCACAGGCTATGTAAGCAGTGACTATGTACAGGCTTCAGCTACAGCGTCTCCAAAGCTCGTAGTCGATTCTTTTAAAACGTTAGGCAACGCTCAGCAAGTCATCTTGGTTACAGCAGATAACTACGATACGAAGTCTGCTAAAATTCAAACATTTGAAAAAGTTGATGGAAAATGGAAGCAAGTTTTAACTGCGAACGGTGTACTTGGACAAAAAGGATTCGCTTTAGCGAAAAAAGAAGGAGATATGGAGTCTCCGACAGGGAAATATACAATTGGCACAGCATTCGGACGCTATGCAAATCCTGGAACTAAGCTTCCATATCGAAAGATTACATCAAATGATGTGTGGGTAGACGATTCAAAAAGCTCTCTGTATAATACGTGGCAGCAAAAGCCAGCGAATGGCCGCTGGACGAGCGCTGAGAACATGGATATCCCGGCTTATGATTATGGGTTTGTCATTAATTATAATGAATCTAGAACCCCAGGAAAGGGAAGTGCAATCTTCTTTCATGTAGGAACAAATTATACAGCAGGATGTACGGCCACTTCTAAAGAACAAGTTGTCTCTATTTTAAAATGGTTAAATCCAGAGAAAAATCCAGTTATTATTCAATCTCCTGTAAGTGAATTAGATAAATATTAA
- a CDS encoding PTS mannitol transporter subunit IICBA: MAQSNIKVAVQKFGNFLSSMVMPNIGAFIAWGLITALFIPTGFFPNESLAKLVDPMVKYLLPLLIGYTGGKLVHDQRGGVVGAIATMGVIVGSDIPMFLGAMIMGPLGGYIIKKFDQFIEGKVKTGFEMLINNFSAGILGGILAILAFLGVSPAVDGFTGALVVGVDWMVAHGLLPLTSILIEPAKILFLNNAINHGILSPIGAEQIRTNGQSILLLLETNPGPGLGILLAYCFFGKGTAKQSAPGAAIIHFIGGIHEIYFPYVLMRPLLIIAAILGGMSGVFTFVLLGGGLQAVASPGSILAILAATPGNAGSYVANISGVLVAAVVSFIVGSLILKTGKQTEDLDEAARKMQEMKGKKSSVAGSFTKQQGDVPASVQKIVFACDAGMGSSAMGASLLRKKVKQADLNISVTNTAISNIPSDAQIVITQEELTPRAQNKVPDAYHISVDNFLSSPEYDKLIDQLKNDHTTSKAEEEKNVSAENYTDSNDGLLKEENVFLNQHFSSKEEAIRFAGSVLVKGGYVEENYVEAMIERDNMTSTYMGNDVAIPHGTEEAKKNVLRSGFTVIQVPEGVDFDGEKVRLIFGIAGKDGTHLEILSGIAITCSDMNNIEKMVHAKSAKELMAIIQSN, translated from the coding sequence ATGGCTCAATCTAATATAAAAGTAGCTGTACAAAAATTTGGGAACTTTCTAAGTTCAATGGTTATGCCAAATATCGGAGCATTTATTGCATGGGGACTTATTACTGCTTTATTTATTCCAACAGGCTTTTTTCCAAATGAAAGCCTTGCCAAACTAGTGGATCCAATGGTCAAATATTTGCTTCCGCTGCTAATCGGCTACACAGGAGGAAAGCTTGTACACGATCAGCGCGGAGGCGTTGTAGGTGCTATCGCGACCATGGGCGTCATTGTTGGATCTGATATTCCGATGTTTCTAGGCGCTATGATTATGGGGCCGCTGGGCGGTTATATCATCAAGAAGTTTGACCAGTTTATTGAAGGTAAAGTCAAAACAGGATTTGAGATGTTAATTAATAATTTCTCAGCAGGTATTCTTGGAGGAATTCTAGCGATTCTAGCCTTTTTAGGAGTTAGCCCAGCTGTGGACGGATTTACAGGTGCACTTGTAGTGGGTGTAGATTGGATGGTTGCACATGGCCTTCTTCCTCTTACAAGTATTTTAATTGAACCAGCTAAAATTTTATTCTTAAACAATGCCATTAATCACGGCATTTTATCTCCGATTGGAGCAGAACAAATTCGAACAAACGGACAGTCCATTCTATTGTTATTAGAAACAAATCCTGGTCCGGGATTAGGAATTCTGTTAGCGTATTGCTTCTTTGGAAAAGGAACAGCAAAACAGTCAGCACCGGGAGCGGCCATCATTCATTTTATTGGCGGAATTCACGAAATTTACTTCCCTTACGTTTTAATGCGTCCTCTTCTAATCATTGCGGCTATTTTAGGAGGAATGAGCGGAGTATTTACATTTGTTCTTTTAGGAGGAGGCTTACAAGCCGTTGCTTCACCAGGAAGTATTTTGGCTATTTTAGCTGCTACACCAGGTAATGCAGGCAGCTATGTTGCAAATATCTCAGGTGTTCTTGTTGCAGCCGTCGTATCGTTTATTGTAGGTTCGTTAATTTTAAAAACGGGCAAGCAAACAGAAGATTTGGACGAAGCAGCTCGCAAAATGCAAGAGATGAAGGGCAAGAAGAGCTCTGTAGCAGGAAGCTTTACAAAACAGCAAGGCGACGTACCAGCAAGCGTTCAAAAAATTGTTTTTGCCTGTGACGCAGGTATGGGATCGAGTGCAATGGGCGCCTCTCTTCTTCGCAAGAAAGTTAAACAAGCAGATTTAAATATTTCGGTAACAAATACAGCTATCAGTAATATTCCAAGTGATGCTCAAATCGTTATTACACAGGAAGAGCTAACGCCAAGAGCTCAAAACAAAGTTCCAGATGCGTATCATATCTCGGTGGATAACTTTCTATCTAGCCCGGAATATGACAAACTAATTGATCAACTAAAAAATGATCATACTACTTCTAAGGCGGAAGAAGAAAAGAACGTATCTGCAGAAAACTATACAGATAGTAATGATGGTTTATTAAAAGAAGAAAACGTTTTCTTGAATCAGCACTTTTCTTCTAAGGAAGAAGCAATTCGATTTGCAGGAAGTGTGTTAGTAAAAGGCGGATATGTAGAAGAAAACTATGTTGAAGCGATGATTGAGCGAGACAATATGACTTCTACTTATATGGGAAATGACGTAGCGATTCCGCACGGTACGGAAGAAGCGAAAAAGAACGTTTTAAGATCAGGTTTTACAGTAATTCAAGTTCCAGAAGGCGTTGATTTTGATGGTGAGAAAGTTCGTTTGATTTTCGGAATTGCCGGAAAAGACGGCACCCATTTAGAAATTTTATCTGGTATCGCGATTACATGTTCTGATATGAACAATATTGAAAAGATGGTTCATGCCAAATCAGCTAAAGAATTAATGGCTATTATTCAAAGTAACTAA
- a CDS encoding BglG family transcription antiterminator — translation MFLFITSREKSIIELIIKTAGKHTALTLATFLNVSVRTVHRDLKAIESILEKFDLKLIRTQDEGLMIEGKNEQIFRLIQELMKIKTTDQSPQERKLILLILLLEEGDSFKLQTLAKDLEVSITTLTAYLDELTEWLTTFDVFLHRKRGVGVEVQATEANKRNALANYFLVHFNEELIECLFLVENHQHTDETILHYFYPNYLAEVDRIVHQAINQHHSKLADSDYIGLIVHICIMIQRTKKQMYLEDDGGQTEELASELFLMKDICREIERVFSLSFTEKDIHFLAVRLRAAKFQTTRDVYYDSVVVGQIIKNMISHVSVQLNTDLTGDFSLYQGLLAHMEPAIFRLKQKMELFNPLTEEIKKKYPVLFMAVRNSIDQELPDLVFPDDEVAYLVLHFGSTLVLKEEVMEIQALIVCPTGIGTSKMLASRIRKEIPEINSVVIKSVKEIKEAALEGYDVVISTVRLPFLNVDYILVNPLLTEEDIQSVQNFLQKNIQKLTKDKGYRSFQYKNKTVSTQKPSFEETMKQIKDVHGSIESILQNLRMYRFSDAVSHDQVISHVVKAAEKERLITNASCVIDQLKERENKGGLGIPQTSMALFHCREHHVKELIFQVSHLEQPCTVKGMDGTNMQARNLLLMLAPEELSEVQQEILSLISTSLIEDHEAMMVFSSSNEEIIRKRLEDTFHEYLRNNLIKE, via the coding sequence ATGTTCTTGTTTATTACTTCAAGAGAAAAATCAATCATTGAGTTAATTATTAAAACGGCAGGAAAGCATACAGCACTTACACTTGCTACTTTTTTGAATGTAAGTGTAAGAACCGTTCACCGAGATTTGAAGGCAATTGAATCAATACTTGAAAAATTTGATTTAAAGCTGATTCGTACACAAGATGAAGGACTAATGATTGAAGGTAAAAATGAACAAATTTTTCGTCTTATCCAAGAGCTGATGAAGATTAAAACGACGGATCAGTCTCCACAGGAAAGAAAATTAATTCTTTTAATTCTTCTTCTAGAAGAAGGAGATTCATTTAAATTACAAACGCTGGCTAAAGACTTAGAAGTAAGTATTACTACACTAACTGCTTATCTAGATGAATTAACAGAGTGGTTAACCACATTTGACGTTTTCCTTCATCGAAAGAGAGGGGTCGGAGTAGAGGTTCAAGCTACTGAAGCCAATAAACGGAACGCATTAGCCAATTATTTTCTTGTCCACTTTAATGAAGAGTTAATTGAATGTTTGTTTCTAGTAGAAAATCACCAGCATACGGATGAAACGATTTTGCATTATTTTTATCCGAATTATTTAGCAGAAGTAGACCGAATTGTACATCAAGCGATTAATCAGCATCATTCTAAGCTGGCTGACAGCGATTATATAGGGCTCATTGTTCATATTTGCATTATGATACAGCGAACGAAAAAGCAAATGTATCTAGAAGACGACGGCGGCCAAACGGAAGAGCTGGCGAGTGAACTGTTCTTAATGAAGGATATTTGCCGCGAAATTGAACGGGTATTTTCTCTTTCTTTCACGGAAAAAGATATTCATTTCTTAGCAGTACGGCTGCGTGCAGCTAAGTTCCAAACTACTAGAGACGTATATTACGACAGCGTAGTGGTTGGGCAGATTATTAAGAATATGATTTCTCATGTTTCTGTTCAGCTTAACACCGACTTGACCGGTGATTTTTCCCTTTACCAAGGGCTGCTTGCTCATATGGAACCGGCAATTTTTCGTCTTAAGCAAAAAATGGAGCTTTTTAATCCATTAACGGAAGAGATTAAGAAAAAGTACCCTGTTTTATTTATGGCTGTGAGAAACAGTATCGATCAAGAGCTGCCGGATTTAGTTTTTCCAGATGATGAAGTGGCATATCTTGTTTTGCATTTCGGTTCAACGCTAGTGCTAAAAGAAGAAGTCATGGAAATTCAGGCACTGATTGTCTGTCCAACTGGAATCGGCACTTCGAAAATGTTAGCTAGCCGTATTCGTAAAGAGATTCCGGAGATTAATTCAGTTGTCATTAAATCGGTAAAAGAAATCAAAGAAGCGGCGCTTGAAGGGTATGACGTAGTGATTTCAACAGTAAGACTTCCTTTTTTAAATGTCGATTACATTTTAGTCAATCCACTCTTAACCGAAGAGGATATTCAGTCCGTTCAGAATTTTTTACAGAAAAACATTCAAAAGTTAACCAAAGATAAGGGCTATCGTTCGTTCCAATATAAAAATAAGACCGTCTCTACACAAAAACCGTCTTTTGAGGAAACGATGAAGCAAATTAAAGATGTGCATGGAAGTATCGAATCAATTCTTCAAAACCTTAGAATGTATCGATTTTCGGATGCAGTGAGTCATGATCAAGTGATTTCGCACGTAGTAAAAGCAGCTGAAAAAGAACGTTTAATAACCAATGCCAGCTGCGTTATTGATCAGCTTAAGGAACGAGAAAACAAAGGCGGTTTAGGTATTCCGCAAACGAGTATGGCACTGTTCCATTGCCGTGAACATCACGTGAAAGAGCTGATTTTTCAAGTTTCACATTTAGAACAGCCTTGCACAGTTAAAGGTATGGACGGAACAAACATGCAGGCGCGTAACCTTCTATTAATGCTAGCACCTGAGGAGTTAAGTGAAGTACAGCAAGAAATCTTAAGTTTAATTAGTACAAGTTTAATTGAAGATCATGAAGCAATGATGGTTTTTTCGTCTTCGAACGAAGAGATAATTCGCAAAAGGCTAGAGGATACGTTTCATGAGTACCTTCGAAATAATTTGATAAAGGAATGA
- a CDS encoding mannitol-1-phosphate 5-dehydrogenase: MKQAVHFGAGNIGRGFIGALFSQSNYHVTFVDIAEKIINQLNTDEGYNVITAAEHPETLAVQNVSGLNNLTQEQAVIKAIKEATYITTAIGPNVLPRIAPLIAKGLAERVKTSDEKVYIIACENQISATDLLKGYIFDALDEETKAHMVNKVFFFNSAVDRIVPLQHNQGSLDVLVESYYEWVVEAPENIPFVEGMTIVPDLAPFIERKLFTVNTGHAVIAYFGYLKGKETIDQTLRDSDIYQQVQQTLRETGDYLIKRYDLDREEHEAYIVKIIERFKNPHLNDSVKRVGRAPIRKLGPQDRLIRPALEAKKAGLSYTHLAKAIAAALLFDPQEDKEAMKLQANIHEYGIEYVLKEVSGLEASNNLTKEIIAQYNALKS; this comes from the coding sequence GTGAAACAAGCAGTTCATTTTGGAGCAGGTAATATTGGGCGAGGATTTATTGGGGCATTATTTTCTCAAAGCAACTATCACGTTACATTCGTAGATATTGCTGAAAAGATTATTAATCAGTTAAACACAGATGAAGGGTATAACGTAATAACAGCCGCAGAGCACCCAGAGACATTAGCTGTTCAAAACGTATCTGGTTTAAATAATCTGACGCAAGAACAAGCAGTCATTAAAGCGATTAAAGAAGCAACGTACATTACGACAGCCATCGGACCGAACGTTCTGCCTCGCATTGCTCCTTTAATTGCTAAAGGTCTGGCTGAGCGTGTGAAAACAAGCGACGAAAAGGTATATATTATTGCATGTGAAAATCAAATCTCTGCGACAGATTTATTAAAAGGCTATATTTTTGATGCGCTGGATGAAGAGACAAAAGCTCATATGGTAAATAAGGTCTTTTTCTTCAATTCAGCTGTAGATCGTATCGTACCTCTTCAACACAACCAAGGTTCGCTTGATGTTTTAGTAGAATCCTATTATGAATGGGTAGTAGAGGCACCTGAAAATATTCCTTTTGTAGAAGGAATGACGATTGTGCCTGACCTTGCTCCTTTTATTGAAAGAAAGCTATTTACAGTAAATACAGGACATGCGGTGATTGCATATTTTGGTTATTTAAAAGGAAAAGAAACGATTGATCAAACGTTAAGAGATTCAGATATTTACCAACAAGTACAGCAAACGCTACGAGAAACAGGAGACTATCTAATTAAAAGATATGACTTAGATAGAGAGGAACACGAAGCCTACATCGTAAAAATTATTGAGCGCTTTAAGAATCCTCATTTAAATGATTCAGTTAAACGGGTAGGAAGAGCGCCAATTCGCAAACTTGGACCTCAGGATCGTTTGATTCGTCCAGCGCTAGAAGCAAAAAAAGCGGGCCTTTCTTATACCCACTTAGCGAAGGCCATCGCTGCTGCGCTTCTATTTGACCCGCAAGAAGATAAAGAGGCTATGAAGCTTCAAGCGAATATTCATGAGTATGGTATTGAGTATGTGTTAAAAGAGGTCAGTGGGTTAGAGGCAAGTAATAATTTAACAAAAGAAATCATTGCTCAATATAATGCTTTAAAATCGTAA
- a CDS encoding VOC family protein, with protein sequence MVAITHVGLAVPDVEEAVQWYGKVLGFKLIAGPYTFNAEEEKAENMTQDLLGSHIKKMKNAHMTADNQVGIELFEFNKPQMPLVLKDSDEQYQSYFHMCLIADDVEKLADKIEQSGGKKRSQVWNTRPGKPYYLIYCEDPFGNIIELYSHSTELMYGNKEE encoded by the coding sequence ATGGTAGCTATTACTCACGTTGGATTAGCTGTACCTGATGTAGAAGAAGCCGTCCAGTGGTATGGGAAAGTTTTAGGTTTTAAGCTGATTGCCGGTCCTTATACGTTTAATGCGGAGGAAGAAAAAGCTGAAAATATGACTCAAGATTTACTAGGGTCTCATATTAAAAAAATGAAAAATGCTCACATGACAGCTGATAACCAGGTAGGCATTGAACTGTTTGAATTTAATAAGCCGCAAATGCCTCTTGTATTAAAAGACAGCGATGAGCAGTATCAAAGTTATTTTCACATGTGTTTAATAGCCGATGACGTGGAAAAATTAGCGGATAAAATCGAACAATCAGGCGGTAAAAAGCGTAGCCAAGTATGGAATACAAGACCTGGAAAACCTTATTACTTAATTTATTGCGAAGATCCGTTTGGGAATATTATTGAGCTATATTCACATAGTACGGAGCTCATGTATGGGAATAAAGAAGAATAA
- a CDS encoding L,D-transpeptidase, with the protein MRKILLRAATVCLAAIISISYTASTAEASENTASEDLIIINKKTNQLAYFHNGKLEKTYSVATGKTWSDTPVGFFKIVNKIKNRPYYTGHIAGGAPNNPLGSRWLGLNANGTTGDTYGIHGNNSEASIGKYVSHGCVRMHNADVEELFDKVAVGTSVTITYSSKTFEELAKVYGYGQL; encoded by the coding sequence GTGAGAAAAATTCTACTGCGAGCAGCGACTGTGTGTCTCGCAGCTATTATCAGTATTTCATATACAGCAAGCACGGCGGAGGCAAGTGAAAACACAGCAAGTGAAGATTTAATTATTATTAATAAAAAAACAAATCAGCTTGCTTATTTTCATAACGGAAAATTAGAAAAGACGTATTCAGTAGCTACGGGAAAAACATGGAGCGATACGCCGGTAGGCTTTTTCAAGATTGTTAACAAAATTAAAAATCGCCCTTACTATACAGGGCACATTGCAGGAGGCGCTCCTAATAATCCTCTTGGCTCTCGCTGGCTAGGGCTTAATGCAAACGGAACAACCGGCGACACATACGGTATTCATGGGAATAACTCAGAAGCTAGCATTGGTAAATATGTAAGCCACGGCTGCGTACGGATGCACAATGCGGATGTGGAAGAACTATTCGATAAAGTAGCAGTAGGAACATCTGTAACTATTACGTATTCATCAAAAACCTTCGAAGAGCTGGCAAAGGTATATGGCTACGGACAGCTGTGA
- the mscL gene encoding large conductance mechanosensitive channel protein MscL, with translation MLKEFKEFALRGNVLDLAVGVIIGAAFGKIVTSLVNDIIMPLIGLLLAGIDFKDLSFTVGDATVLYGSFIQTIVDFLIVAFSIFLFIRFFNRFKRKEEEKVEEEVAVLSKEEEILTEIRDLLKAEAVKERS, from the coding sequence ATGCTTAAAGAATTTAAAGAATTTGCTTTGCGAGGAAACGTATTAGACTTAGCAGTCGGTGTTATTATTGGAGCGGCATTTGGAAAAATTGTCACGTCTCTTGTAAATGATATTATTATGCCGCTGATTGGTTTGTTGTTAGCAGGGATAGACTTTAAAGATTTATCCTTCACGGTTGGAGATGCTACGGTATTATATGGATCTTTTATTCAAACGATTGTTGATTTCTTAATTGTTGCATTCTCGATTTTCTTATTTATTCGTTTCTTTAATCGCTTTAAGAGAAAAGAAGAAGAGAAAGTAGAGGAAGAAGTGGCTGTTCTGTCAAAAGAAGAAGAGATTTTAACAGAAATTCGTGATTTGCTAAAAGCAGAAGCAGTGAAAGAACGTTCATAG
- a CDS encoding LTA synthase family protein has product MFKHLYRSLPMLVAYGLLSVFLYSVVMLNISNDTKILFDWAQIHTAGFVVLIGGCSLVLWALTFYLLIRFNQIERIQGSQWYAIFTAIVFSIAVAAVSAMVFVIYHIDIHNPGKTIEWMQAYPERYLFTVFLLSLLTLAIIMLVGEAYLGAGITFVLYFILALVNYYKKIFRNEPLFPNDFIQASQLKEVIPMIKDSISIPIVIGVIGSIVVLIALWFFLPKIKIRWFLRIIMILPLIFLMKSFLFFEHSFAQKYYDQYAALMPWNQQNNYYYNGPVIGMISNVKTDVLQEPDDYSQEVMAKVAKRIQSKEEKTQESRTEVKPNVVFVMNETFWDPTKLNVTFSEDPMKNTRELQKKYPSGWSLSPSFGGETANVEFEALTSYSLSFFNPGGLPYQHVLSKKEYPSFVSYLEKQGYATTAMHPNSGMLYMRQNVYPNLGFDQVKFIDQMKHTQKDNKEFVSDEAVVDEVLDTLRQSKKPAFVHAVTIANHLPYSADKYNGQETIKVTGKGLSPEMQKEIEIYAEGIKRSDAALKRLNDEIQKLDEPTIVVFWGDHLPALGQNLQAYKETGFGNEKTQQTSQKFYETPLLFLSNYDTKIDKNLGTMSPIYIAPTLVQSLGYKSNLFYDQLNQMKTEVPAFRSNMYINSKGKLVDEPAALSNKAAKDLQDYHEVEFDTLSGKQYETHKLYK; this is encoded by the coding sequence ATGTTTAAACATTTGTATCGTTCTTTGCCAATGCTGGTGGCGTATGGGCTGCTTAGCGTTTTTTTATACAGTGTTGTTATGCTTAATATATCAAATGACACAAAGATATTGTTTGACTGGGCCCAAATCCATACAGCTGGGTTCGTCGTATTAATAGGGGGATGCTCACTTGTTTTATGGGCGCTCACTTTCTATTTGCTAATTCGATTTAATCAGATAGAGAGAATACAAGGTTCGCAGTGGTACGCCATTTTTACGGCAATTGTGTTTTCAATTGCGGTAGCAGCCGTTTCTGCTATGGTTTTTGTTATCTATCATATTGATATACATAATCCAGGCAAAACAATAGAGTGGATGCAAGCATACCCTGAACGCTATCTTTTTACGGTCTTTTTACTCTCGCTGTTAACACTAGCGATCATTATGCTAGTAGGGGAAGCTTATTTAGGGGCTGGGATTACCTTTGTTCTGTATTTTATTTTAGCTCTTGTAAACTATTATAAAAAAATCTTTCGAAATGAACCATTGTTCCCGAACGATTTTATTCAGGCGAGTCAGTTAAAAGAAGTTATTCCAATGATTAAAGATTCCATTTCAATTCCTATTGTCATAGGAGTTATTGGATCTATTGTCGTACTGATTGCTCTTTGGTTTTTCTTGCCGAAAATTAAAATTCGATGGTTTCTTCGAATTATTATGATTCTGCCGCTTATCTTTTTAATGAAATCATTTTTATTCTTTGAACACTCGTTTGCTCAAAAATATTATGATCAATATGCTGCGCTGATGCCTTGGAATCAGCAAAATAATTATTACTATAATGGACCGGTTATTGGCATGATTTCAAATGTTAAAACAGATGTGCTGCAAGAGCCGGATGACTACTCACAGGAAGTAATGGCCAAAGTGGCAAAACGCATTCAGTCAAAGGAAGAGAAAACACAAGAAAGCAGGACTGAAGTCAAGCCAAACGTTGTGTTTGTAATGAATGAAACGTTTTGGGACCCAACAAAGCTTAACGTGACGTTCTCTGAAGATCCAATGAAAAATACAAGGGAGCTTCAAAAGAAATATCCTTCTGGGTGGTCTTTAAGTCCTTCATTTGGCGGGGAGACAGCTAATGTAGAGTTTGAAGCATTGACGAGCTACTCTTTGTCTTTCTTTAACCCTGGAGGTCTTCCTTATCAGCATGTATTGAGTAAAAAAGAATATCCGTCTTTTGTTTCTTATTTAGAAAAACAAGGCTATGCTACAACAGCTATGCATCCAAACAGCGGCATGCTTTATATGAGACAAAATGTGTATCCAAATTTGGGATTTGATCAAGTGAAGTTTATTGATCAAATGAAGCATACGCAAAAAGATAACAAAGAATTTGTTTCTGATGAAGCTGTAGTTGATGAAGTACTCGATACGCTTCGTCAGTCGAAAAAGCCTGCATTTGTGCATGCTGTAACGATTGCAAATCATCTTCCTTATTCTGCGGATAAGTATAATGGTCAGGAAACCATTAAAGTAACCGGTAAAGGGTTATCACCAGAAATGCAAAAGGAAATTGAAATTTATGCTGAAGGAATCAAACGTTCAGATGCTGCTTTAAAACGATTGAACGATGAAATTCAAAAGTTGGATGAGCCGACCATTGTAGTATTTTGGGGAGATCATTTGCCAGCACTTGGACAAAACCTTCAAGCTTACAAAGAAACGGGTTTTGGAAACGAGAAAACGCAGCAAACATCTCAAAAATTTTATGAGACGCCGCTCTTATTTTTATCTAATTACGATACAAAAATAGATAAAAATCTTGGTACGATGAGTCCTATTTATATTGCTCCGACACTTGTTCAATCTCTTGGTTACAAAAGTAATCTATTCTACGATCAGCTGAATCAAATGAAAACAGAAGTGCCGGCTTTTCGTTCAAATATGTATATAAACTCAAAAGGAAAGCTAGTGGATGAGCCGGCAGCGCTCTCTAATAAAGCTGCAAAAGACCTTCAAGATTACCATGAAGTTGAGTTTGATACATTATCGGGGAAACAGTACGAAACGCATAAGTTGTATAAATAA
- a CDS encoding helix-turn-helix domain-containing protein — MEIGKKIKNLRLKKGLTQEELGERTDLSKGYISQLERDLSSPSLETFFSILEVLGCEPKEFFEIDTHVQKVVYKEEDYTSYCEDEKGYHIQWLVHESNEKEMEPIRLILHEKGAFKRFEPSLSETFGYILRGCVKVKLGGRIYEAKQGETIYFQASEEHQILNAHDGITELIIVATESYL; from the coding sequence ATGGAAATAGGAAAGAAAATTAAGAATTTACGATTAAAAAAAGGCTTAACACAAGAAGAGCTAGGAGAACGTACTGATTTAAGCAAAGGCTATATTTCGCAGCTAGAGCGCGATTTAAGTTCGCCGTCTTTAGAAACATTTTTTAGTATTTTGGAAGTGCTGGGGTGCGAACCGAAAGAATTCTTCGAAATTGATACGCATGTTCAAAAGGTTGTATATAAAGAGGAAGACTACACGAGTTATTGCGAAGATGAAAAAGGTTACCATATTCAGTGGCTTGTACATGAATCAAATGAAAAAGAAATGGAGCCAATTCGTCTTATTCTTCATGAAAAAGGTGCATTTAAGAGATTTGAACCTTCTCTTTCAGAAACGTTTGGCTACATTTTGCGCGGGTGTGTGAAGGTGAAGCTTGGAGGCAGAATATATGAGGCTAAACAAGGGGAAACCATCTATTTTCAAGCTTCTGAAGAACATCAGATTTTAAATGCTCATGACGGAATAACAGAGTTAATTATCGTGGCGACAGAGTCTTATTTATAG